CATCGGCATGGCCAACCCGGCCTCCGTGGCCTGCATCAAGCAGGGCGGCAAGCTCGACCTGCGGCAGGACATGGCAGGCAACGTCAGCGGCATCTGCGTATTCCAAGATGGCAGGCAGTGCGAGGAATGGGCTTTGTTTCGCGATAACCAATGCGTGATGCCCGACAAGAAGCCGTGACGCAAAGACAACACGGTGAATGAGTTAGGGCAGCAGCCGCTGCAGCGCTTCAAACGTCCGGTCGACATCGTCCATGGTCGTGCGCCAGTTGCAGATCGCTGCGCGCAGGATAGGTTGGCCATGCAGGGACGATGGCGATACATAAGCCGTACCATCGGCATGCAATGCCTTCTGCAGGCGGGCAATGGCCGCTGCATTTGCATCCACTGGCGCGAAGCACACCACGTTGAGCCGCACGGGTGCCGCCAGGCGCCAGCGTGGATCACCCGCGATCAGTTCGCCCAGTCGCTTCGCCGCCCCACAGTTGCGCTCGACCATCTCAGCGTAACCATCGCGGCCGTAGGCCTGCAGGGTCATCCACAAGGGAAGCGCGCGGAAGCGTCGTGAGTTCTCCGGCGCAAGGTGTAGGAAGTGATCGGGTATCGGCTCAGGCACGGGCAAGTAGGCCGAATGGTTCTGAAAGACTTCCAACTGCAGCGGCAGGTGCGCGGTGTAGGCAATGGCACAGTCGTAAGGCACGTTAAGCCATTTGTGCGCATCCACCGTCACCGAGTCCGCCGCTTCGATGCCCGCCATCAGCGTACGCCGAGGCACTGATGCCGCGGCCACGCCACCGAACGCCGCATCCACATGCAGCCAGAAACGATGCTGCCGCTTGAGTTCTGCCAACGCGGCCAGATCATCGAAATCGACCGTATTTACCGTACCTGCACTCGCGACCACGATGCTCGGCTGGTCGCCACGCTCGCGCAGCAGTCGTGCGAGCTCATCTACCCGCAAAGCCTCACGACCATCCTGCTGGGGAATCACATGGATGGCATGGCGACCCATGCCCGCCATGCTCAACGCCTTGAGCGTGCTCGAATGTGCACTGCCCGCGAACACCGGCACCGGCGGCAGGCCGTGTAAGCCCTCCGCAGCGACGTCGCGACCGTACTCGTGCCCCACCCATTGCCTTGCCATCGCCATGCCAACGTAATTGGCCATGGTGGCGCCGGTCACGCAGGTGCCCGTCCAGGCCGAAGGCCAGTCGAGCAACTGCCGCAGCATATCCACCGCCTGCAACTCGATCACTGACGCGCAGGTGTCGCCGTTGCGCTGCGTGTTCTGGTCGTACGTGCTGACCAACCAGTCGGCCGCGAGCGCCGCAGGCGTGCCGCCGCCGGTCACGAAACCGAAGTACCGCGCTCCTGGGCTACCCGAGAGCATCGCATCGTAGTCTCGGTGGAACTGTTCCAACGCTTCGAGTGCACCCATTCCCTGCTCGGGCAGCACAACATGCGCGGACACGTCGCGCGGCAGGCTGGCCGCCACGGGCCGCTGGTCGAGTCCATCAAGGTAGGCGCCTGCTAGCTCGCGCGCGCGATCGAGGATCGCGTCCATCGCGGCGAGGTCATTCTTCAGGTGCGTGTGCATGCGATTCCTTCGTAGCCAGTGACATCCCTGCCCTTGCTGCGCTTACATCAGCAGCTTGCGCACCTTCAGCAACGCCGTGATGAATGCATCCACTTCCTCGCGCGTGTTGTAGAACGCGAGCGAGGCGCGCAGCGTGGCTGGCACTTTGAAGAACTGCATCAGCGGATGGGCGCAATGGTGACCCGAGCGCACAGCCACGCCCTGCAGATCCAACAGCGTAGCGAGATCCGTAGCCTGCGCACCCTCGATCAGGAAGGAAATAACCGGCTCCTTGTCCAGCGCTTCGCCGAACAGGCGCAGGCCGGGAATATCCCGCAGCCGCTCCGTCGTGTAGGCAAGCAACTGCTGCTCCCACGCGTGGATGGCGTCGAAGCCGATCGAATCGTAGTAATCGATGGCAGCACCCACACCGGCGAAGCCAGCGATATTCGGCGTACCCGCCTCGAACTTGTGCGGCGGGGCGGCGAAGGTGGTGCCGGAGAAACTGACCTCGCGGATCATCTCACCGCCGCCGAAGAACGGCGGCATGGCTTCGAGATGCTCCTTGCGCGCCCACAACGCACCGGTGCCGGTGGGCGAAAGCATCTTGTGACCGGTGAAGGCATAGAAGTCGCAACCGATCGCCTGCACGTCTACCGGGCGGTGCGGCACAGCCTGTGAACCATCCACCACCAGCGGGATGCCGCGCTTGCGGCATTCGCGGGCAATTTCACGCACGGGGTTGACCGTGCCCAGCACGTTGGACACGTGCGTGACACAAGCCAGCTTCACGTCGGGCGTGAGCATCTCGAAGTATTTCTCGAGGATCAGTTCGCCGCGATCGTCGATAGGTGCGGCCTTCACGGTCGCACCCGTGCGCGAGGCGACGATCTGCCACGGCACGATGTTGGCGTGATGTTCCATCACCGTGGTGAGGATGCTGTCGCCTTCTTTCAGACGCGGCATCGCATAGCTGTAGGCGATCAGGTTCATAGCCTGCGTCGTGCCCGAGGTGAGGATCACCTCGTTGCGCGACGTCGCATTGACGAAGCGCGCCAGCTTATCGCGGGAACCTTCGTAGGCCGCGGTGGCTTCCTCGCCGAGCAAGTGCACGGCGCGCGACACGTTGGCGTTGCGCAACCGGTAGTGCTGGTCCACCGCTTCGATCACGCTCAACGGCTTCTGGCTCGTATTCGCGTTGTCGAAATAGATCAGCGGCTTGTCGTGCACGGTGCGCGACAGCAGCGGGAAGTCCGCGCGGACGCGCTGCACGTCGAAAACGGTGGGGCTCGGTCGGGTCTGTGCGTTCATCGTGATCCTTTCGCCAAGATGCCGTCGCTCGCCGCTCAGGCGGAGGGAAGGTGTGCCATCAGCTGCGTGTTGATGTGTTCGCGCAGCCCATCGTCCGCCAGCCCGCCGAACACAGCGCGGCAGAACGCTGCCGTGAGCATGGCGCGCGCTTCGGCCAACGGAATGCCACGCGAGCGCAGGTAAAACAGCGAACGCTCGTCAAGCTGGCCAACGGTGGCGCCGTGCGCAGCCTTCACTTCATCCGCGTAGATTTCCAACTCGGGTTTGGTATCGATCTCGGCCTGGCCGGACAACAAGAGATTCTTGCTGCTGAGGCTGGCATCGCTGCCATCCGCGCCCGCGGCCACCACGATGGCGCCGCGGAATACGCCGCGCGAACGCTCGTCAGCTACGCCCCGCCATACCGATTCGGACGTCGTATTCAACGCCTGGTGACGAATCGACATCTGCGTATCCATGTGCTGCCGCCCGCGCAGCGTGAACACGCCGCGCGTATCCAGCCGCGACTTGTCGCCCGCCAGCACGGCATGCAGGTCATGGCGCACCAGCGAACCGCCGAGTTCCATCGCGTACAGCGCCGCGTGCGCATCTGCATCGAGGTGAATGCTGTCGTGGCGCACCAGCGTGCTGCCCTCCGACGCGTCCTGCAACGTCACATGGCGCAACTTGGCACCCTGACGCAGCACGATGTCGGCCACCTGCGTACCCAGGTCTTGCTGTGCGCCGGACGACACATGCTGCTCGACGAGCGAAAGCTCCGCGCCTTCGCCCAGTTCGATCACATGACGCACGTGCCATGCCAGCGGGCCTTCAGCCGGTGCACCGATGAACAGCAGACGCACGGCCTGCTTGATGTGGATTCCTGCAGCGACGCGCAACACCACGCCGTCGCCGGCCAGCGCCGCGTTGAGGCGTGCAAAGACGTCACCGCCCTCGCGATAGTGCCGTGACAAGGCGAAGCGCAGCGGTTCGGCATCACTCTGCAGTGCCTGCGATAGCGGCTGCAGGCTCAAGCCTTCCGGCAGTGGGTCGACGCGCGACAGATCGGGGCGGAACACACCGTTGACGAAGACCAGCGAGGGGCCGTCGACACCGGGCAAGGCAAAATCTTTCACGTCGATGGAACGCGTGGCCGCCTGCGCGTCGCCCGGCGCAAACCGGCGCTGACCCAGCGCACGGAGCGCGGTGTACTTCCAGGCCTCCATGCGCGTGTCCGGCAGGCCACCGGCGGCGAACGCCTCGAGATTCTCGCGACGCGCGGCATCCAGCCAGCCGATGCCGCTGCCCGGCAGGCGTGCCTGCGCGGCAGCCTCCAGCAGCGAGTCGACGAAGGGCGTGCGCTGCGGCTCACTCATGCTGAGGCTCCAGTCAGTGCGGGGTCCTTGTCGTTCACCCACGCATAGCCCTGCTCTTCCAGCTTCAGCGCCAGCGTCTTGTCACCGCTCTGCACAATGCGGCCGTCGGCCAGCACGTGTACGAAATCCGGCTCGATATAATCGAGCAAGCGCTGGTAATGCGTGATGACGAGGAAACCGCGTTCGGCCGAACGCAGTGCATTCACACCCTGCGCGACCTGCTTGAGCGCGTCGATGTCCAGACCCGAATCGGTTTCGTCGAGGATCGCCAGCTTCGGCTCCAGCACGGCCATCTGGAAAATCTCGTTGCGCTTCTTCTCGCCACCCGAGAAACCTTCGTTCACCGCGCGGTGCAGCAGCTCGTCGGAGATCTGCATGATTTTCAGCTTCTCGCGCACCAGCTTGAGGAACTGCATGGAGTCCAGTTCCTTCTCGCCGCGCTGCTTGCGCTGCGCATTGAGCGCGGCGCGCAGGAAGTAGGTGTTGTTCACGCCCGGGATTTCCACCGGATACTGGAAGGCCAGGAACACACCGGCGGCGGCGCGCGCTTCCGGCTCCAGCGCGAGCAGATCGACGCCGTTGAAGGTCACCGTGCCTTCGGTCACTTCGTAACCGTCTCGGCCCGAGAGTACGTTACCCAGGGTGGACTTACCGGCGCCGTTGGGCCCCATGATCGCGTGCACCTCGCCCGGGTTCACGGTAAGCGTGAGGCCCTTAAGGATGTCCTTGCCCTCGACGCGGGCGTGCAGGTTCTCGATCTTCAGCATGGTGGTTTCTTCAGTTGGCGGCGCCGTGGCGTCGCAGTTTCAAATGGTGGGTTTGGGCTTGCCGTGATCGCGCGAAGCGGGATCAGCCGACCGCGCCTTCCAGCGACACTTCGAGCAGCTTCTTCGCTTCCACCGCGAACTCCATCGGCAGTTCGCGGAAGACTTGCTTGCAGAAGCCATCGACGATCATCGACACAGCGTCTTCCTCGCCGATGCCGCGGCTACGGCAGTAGAACAGCTGGTCATCGGAAATCTTGGAGGTGGTGGCTTCATGCTCGACAATGGCGGTCGGGTTCTTCACCTCCATATACGGGAAGGTGTGAGCGCCGCACTTCTTGCCGATCAGCAGGCTGTCGCACTGCGTGTAGTTACGCGCGCCCTCAGCACCCTTCTCCACCTTGACCAGGCCGCGATAGCTGTTGGAGCTACGCCCGGCACTGATACCTTTGGAGACGATCTTCGACTTGGTGCCCTTGCCGATGTGGATCATCTTGGTGCCGGTGTCGGCCTGCTGGTGATG
This genomic window from Dyella terrae contains:
- the sufD gene encoding Fe-S cluster assembly protein SufD codes for the protein MSEPQRTPFVDSLLEAAAQARLPGSGIGWLDAARRENLEAFAAGGLPDTRMEAWKYTALRALGQRRFAPGDAQAATRSIDVKDFALPGVDGPSLVFVNGVFRPDLSRVDPLPEGLSLQPLSQALQSDAEPLRFALSRHYREGGDVFARLNAALAGDGVVLRVAAGIHIKQAVRLLFIGAPAEGPLAWHVRHVIELGEGAELSLVEQHVSSGAQQDLGTQVADIVLRQGAKLRHVTLQDASEGSTLVRHDSIHLDADAHAALYAMELGGSLVRHDLHAVLAGDKSRLDTRGVFTLRGRQHMDTQMSIRHQALNTTSESVWRGVADERSRGVFRGAIVVAAGADGSDASLSSKNLLLSGQAEIDTKPELEIYADEVKAAHGATVGQLDERSLFYLRSRGIPLAEARAMLTAAFCRAVFGGLADDGLREHINTQLMAHLPSA
- a CDS encoding putative hemolysin, translated to MKIIAATLLVLALSACATSSPTPEHNDTKPSIGMANPASVACIKQGGKLDLRQDMAGNVSGICVFQDGRQCEEWALFRDNQCVMPDKKP
- a CDS encoding pyridoxal phosphate-dependent decarboxylase family protein; the protein is MHTHLKNDLAAMDAILDRARELAGAYLDGLDQRPVAASLPRDVSAHVVLPEQGMGALEALEQFHRDYDAMLSGSPGARYFGFVTGGGTPAALAADWLVSTYDQNTQRNGDTCASVIELQAVDMLRQLLDWPSAWTGTCVTGATMANYVGMAMARQWVGHEYGRDVAAEGLHGLPPVPVFAGSAHSSTLKALSMAGMGRHAIHVIPQQDGREALRVDELARLLRERGDQPSIVVASAGTVNTVDFDDLAALAELKRQHRFWLHVDAAFGGVAAASVPRRTLMAGIEAADSVTVDAHKWLNVPYDCAIAYTAHLPLQLEVFQNHSAYLPVPEPIPDHFLHLAPENSRRFRALPLWMTLQAYGRDGYAEMVERNCGAAKRLGELIAGDPRWRLAAPVRLNVVCFAPVDANAAAIARLQKALHADGTAYVSPSSLHGQPILRAAICNWRTTMDDVDRTFEALQRLLP
- a CDS encoding cysteine desulfurase, whose translation is MNAQTRPSPTVFDVQRVRADFPLLSRTVHDKPLIYFDNANTSQKPLSVIEAVDQHYRLRNANVSRAVHLLGEEATAAYEGSRDKLARFVNATSRNEVILTSGTTQAMNLIAYSYAMPRLKEGDSILTTVMEHHANIVPWQIVASRTGATVKAAPIDDRGELILEKYFEMLTPDVKLACVTHVSNVLGTVNPVREIARECRKRGIPLVVDGSQAVPHRPVDVQAIGCDFYAFTGHKMLSPTGTGALWARKEHLEAMPPFFGGGEMIREVSFSGTTFAAPPHKFEAGTPNIAGFAGVGAAIDYYDSIGFDAIHAWEQQLLAYTTERLRDIPGLRLFGEALDKEPVISFLIEGAQATDLATLLDLQGVAVRSGHHCAHPLMQFFKVPATLRASLAFYNTREEVDAFITALLKVRKLLM
- the sufC gene encoding Fe-S cluster assembly ATPase SufC, with translation MLKIENLHARVEGKDILKGLTLTVNPGEVHAIMGPNGAGKSTLGNVLSGRDGYEVTEGTVTFNGVDLLALEPEARAAAGVFLAFQYPVEIPGVNNTYFLRAALNAQRKQRGEKELDSMQFLKLVREKLKIMQISDELLHRAVNEGFSGGEKKRNEIFQMAVLEPKLAILDETDSGLDIDALKQVAQGVNALRSAERGFLVITHYQRLLDYIEPDFVHVLADGRIVQSGDKTLALKLEEQGYAWVNDKDPALTGASA